A single Filimonas effusa DNA region contains:
- a CDS encoding SDR family NAD(P)-dependent oxidoreductase, with product MKEVNLVTRNKYALITGATSGFGFELSRLLAKDSYNLILVARNEGRLQQIADNLKMEFGIEVTPLAKDLFNPQAPQEIYDKVAEMGVTIDVLVNDAGQGEWGKFAEIELQRSLDIIQLNISSLVALTRLFLTDMIARGEGRILQLGSEAGKAPMPLLSVYAATKAFVLSFSAALSNEVKDTGVTITVLLPGAADTDFFHKAHAEHTKTYREEALQTPEEVALDGYEALMSGESKVISGGKTKMHVLMANMMPDAANAANMRKNMEPSDKTDGRTEPGHEASAVEREKISEQTGTFSGDYKS from the coding sequence ATGAAAGAAGTAAACCTGGTAACACGTAATAAATATGCTTTGATCACAGGCGCCACCAGCGGCTTTGGATTCGAATTATCCCGCCTTCTCGCAAAGGACAGCTACAACCTTATACTCGTGGCTCGTAATGAAGGGCGGCTTCAGCAAATAGCCGACAATCTGAAAATGGAATTCGGTATTGAAGTAACACCCCTGGCCAAAGACCTCTTCAACCCACAAGCACCGCAGGAGATCTATGATAAAGTAGCTGAAATGGGGGTGACAATAGATGTATTGGTCAATGACGCAGGACAAGGGGAATGGGGCAAATTCGCAGAGATAGAGCTGCAACGCAGCCTCGATATTATCCAGCTAAACATCAGCTCCCTTGTTGCACTCACCAGGCTATTCCTGACAGATATGATAGCAAGAGGCGAAGGCAGGATCCTTCAGCTTGGTTCAGAAGCGGGTAAGGCGCCTATGCCGCTATTGTCTGTATACGCCGCAACAAAAGCGTTTGTTTTATCTTTCAGCGCCGCTTTAAGTAATGAGGTAAAGGATACAGGTGTTACCATCACCGTATTATTACCCGGTGCGGCAGATACTGACTTTTTCCATAAAGCCCATGCCGAACACACTAAAACCTACCGGGAAGAAGCGCTGCAAACACCGGAAGAAGTGGCCCTTGATGGTTATGAAGCCTTAATGAGCGGAGAAAGCAAAGTGATCTCCGGCGGCAAAACAAAAATGCACGTTCTGATGGCCAACATGATGCCCGATGCGGCAAATGCAGCCAATATGCGCAAGAACATGGAACCATCTGATAAAACGGATGGACGAACAGAACCCGGCCACGAGGCTTCTGCCGTTGAACGGGAAAAGATCTCGGAACAAACAGGCACCTTCAGTGGCGACTATAAAAGTTAG
- a CDS encoding zinc-dependent alcohol dehydrogenase: MKAAVFHKPGDIRVENVEDPRIEKEDDLILKVTSTAICGSDLHIYDGFFPQPKPEVLGHEFMGIVEEVGKGVTNIKKGDRIVVPFPIACGHCYFCNHGLAPACENSNPDHYGPEGDVASGKGGGLYGYTELYGGYNGGQAEYVRVPYANFNPRVVPDNLTDEQVLFLTDIFPTGWTAVDWGEVKGGETVAIFGSGPVGLMAQKAAWLKGAARVIAIDPLNYRLERAKRVNNVETINSEELDPVEVIREMTGGRGADVCIDAVGVEANRSFGEKLKATLNLEKGTIKVMENCIKAVRRGGIVSVVGVYGTPYDNFPVHRIFDKGLTMRFGQAPVQKYIDELFSLVQTGKVVLDDIISHRLPLAEASHAYEIFKHKEDDCVKVVLKP; this comes from the coding sequence ATGAAAGCAGCAGTATTTCACAAGCCGGGTGACATCCGTGTCGAAAATGTCGAGGATCCGCGTATAGAAAAAGAGGATGATCTTATCCTGAAAGTAACATCCACCGCTATTTGCGGAAGTGACCTGCATATTTACGATGGCTTTTTTCCCCAACCTAAGCCGGAGGTGCTGGGGCATGAGTTCATGGGTATCGTAGAAGAAGTGGGTAAAGGAGTAACCAACATCAAAAAAGGCGATCGCATTGTGGTGCCTTTCCCTATAGCCTGTGGTCATTGTTATTTCTGTAATCATGGACTGGCTCCCGCCTGTGAGAATTCGAACCCCGATCACTACGGACCTGAAGGTGATGTTGCGAGCGGCAAGGGTGGTGGTCTTTATGGTTATACCGAACTATATGGTGGTTACAACGGCGGACAGGCTGAGTATGTTCGTGTACCCTACGCCAACTTTAACCCTCGTGTAGTCCCTGACAACCTTACCGATGAGCAGGTGTTGTTTCTTACAGATATTTTTCCAACGGGCTGGACGGCTGTTGACTGGGGTGAAGTTAAAGGAGGTGAGACGGTTGCCATATTTGGTAGTGGTCCTGTGGGGTTAATGGCGCAAAAAGCCGCCTGGCTGAAAGGTGCGGCCAGGGTGATTGCTATCGATCCGCTTAATTACAGGCTGGAGCGCGCCAAAAGGGTAAACAATGTAGAAACCATCAATTCAGAAGAGCTGGATCCTGTAGAAGTGATCAGGGAGATGACCGGAGGAAGAGGAGCGGATGTTTGCATTGATGCTGTGGGTGTGGAAGCCAACCGCAGCTTTGGTGAAAAGCTAAAAGCCACCCTCAACCTTGAAAAAGGTACTATTAAAGTTATGGAGAATTGTATCAAGGCTGTACGGAGGGGTGGCATTGTTTCGGTAGTAGGTGTTTATGGAACGCCCTATGATAATTTTCCTGTTCACAGGATCTTTGACAAAGGCCTGACCATGCGTTTTGGGCAGGCGCCTGTTCAGAAATATATCGATGAGCTGTTCAGCCTGGTACAAACAGGAAAAGTGGTGCTTGATGATATCATTTCACACAGGCTGCCTTTGGCGGAAGCTTCGCATGCCTACGAGATCTTTAAGCATAAGGAAGACGATTGTGTAAAGGTTGTGTTAAAGCCCTAA